In the Solanum pennellii chromosome 5, SPENNV200 genome, one interval contains:
- the LOC107019179 gene encoding uncharacterized protein LOC107019179, translating into MNSLFHACSTAILTRTSHLVVKSSICGFPSLSWKTSFGHARIRKVDSNLYLNRVSVRCFSSKKHSGDSSPSQNSDFTPEMKEERDGFFVVRKGDLVGVYKNLSDCQTQVGSSICDPPVSVYKGYAMPKDTEEYLLSCGLKNALYSIRAADLTEDLFGTLVPCPFQQPSSSKSGTSDHLPKKRPQEAMWSEYADAVGSAVVSNDSARKHVKLEQQKGDQILALPSGRSCTLEFDGASKGNPGQAGAGAVIRADDGSMTLRLREGLGVATSNHAEYRAFILGLKHALREGFTSIRVQGDSKLVCMQIQGLWKVKNQNIAMVFEQAKQLKERFLSFRIIHVLRESNSDADQQANLAVELPEGQIQEEVEKRKVVATYASSAMKILMIRRGLRLLATGNLNSSPLIYRRHLFYSTSFFSSSSRLNANFAADDLVLGDQLATLASKAETSQNLLQPGVVVYDGVCHLCHNGVKWVIKADRDKKIKFCCLQSKAAEPYMSVCDLDRDDVRRRFLFIEGPGLYHQGSTAALRVLAHLPLPYSALSYFMIVPTPLRDAVYDHVAKERYKWFGKSDDCLVLREQDLLDRFIDREELLERSRSVL; encoded by the exons ATGAACAGCTTGTTTCATGCATGTTCAACTGCAATATTAACAAGGACTAGCCATCTTGTTGTGAAGAGTTCAATCTGTGGATTTCCATCTCTTTCATGGAAGACAAGCTTTGGTCATGCTAGAATTAGGAAAGTTGATTCCAACTTGTATTTGAATAGAGTTTCTGTTCGTTGCTTTTCGTCCAAAAAACATAGTGGAGATAGTTCTCCATCGCAGAATTCTGATTTCACTCCAGAAATGAAAGAAGAGAGAGATGGTTTCTTTGTTGTTAGGAAAGGAGATCTGGTTGGAGTCTACAAAAACTTGAGTGATTGCCAGACCCAAGTCGGATCATCG ATATGTGATCCTCCTGTGAGTGTGTACAAAGGCTATGCCATGCCTAAGGACACAGAAGAATATCTTCTTTCTTGTGGGCTTAAAAATGCTCTCTATTCTATCAGAGCTGCAGATCTTACCGAAGATCTCTTTGGGACTCTAGTACCATGCCCTTTTCAG caaccttcttcttcaaaaagtGGAACATCTGATCATTTGCCAAAGAAGAGGCCACAGGAAGCAATGTGGTCAGAATATGCG GATGCTGTTGGATCAGCAGTTGTTTCAAATGATTCCGCCAGAAAGCATGTCAAGTTAGAGCAACAAAAGGGCGACCAAATTCTAGCTCTTCCATCTGGT CGGTCATGTACTCTTGAATTCGATGGTGCTTCAAAGGGAAATCCTGGACAAGCTGGTGCAGGAGCTGTTATACGGGCGGATGATGGAAGCATG ACCCTCAGGCTACGTGAAGGTTTAGGAGTGGCAACAAGCAATCATGCTGAATACAGGGCCTTTATTTTGGGTTTGAAACATGCTCTTAGAGAAGGGTTTACTAGTATTCGTGTTCAAGGTGACTCCAAGCTTGTTTGTATGCAG ATCCAAGGTCTGTGGAAggttaaaaatcaaaacatcGCCATGGTGTTTGAGCAGGCAAAACAATTGAAGGAAAGGTTCCTTTCTTTCCGCATCATTCATGTCCTTCGG GAATCAAACTCTGATGCAGATCAGCAAGCAAACTTGGCTGTTGAACTTCCAG AGGGTCAAATTCAAGAGGAGGTAGAGAAA agAAAAGTAGTAGCGACTTATGCTTCATCTGCAATGAAGATTTTGATGATTAGGAGAGGTTTACGGTTACTGGCTACCGGAAATTTGAACTCCTCGCCGTTGATTTACCGGCGGCATTTGTTTTACTCGACGTCGTTTTTCTCTAGTTCGTCTCGGTTGAATGCTAACTTTGCCGCAGATGATTTGGTGCTCGGCGATCAATTAGCTACCTTGGCTTCCAAAGCGGAGACTTCTCAGAATCTACTTCAGCCTGGTGTCGTTGTCTATGACGGCGTTTGTCATCTCTGTCACAACG GTGTGAAATGGGTGATTAAAGCTGACAGGGATAAGAAAATCAAGTTCTGTTGCTTGCAGTCAAAGGCTGCTGAACCTTACATGAGTGTGTGTGATCTTGATCGAGATGACGTTCGTCGTCGCTTCTTATTCATTGAAGGCCCAGGTTTATACCATCAAGGCTCCACTG CTGCACTGAGGGTTCTAGCTCACTTGCCATTACCTTACTCTGCGCTGAGTTACTTCATGATTGTACCTACTCCTTTAAGGGATGCTGTTTACGATCATGTTGCCAAGGAGAGGTATAAATGGTTTGGGAAGAGTGATGACTGTTTAGTTCTCCGGGAACAAGACTTGCTTGATCGCTTCATTGATAGGGAAGAGTTGCTTGAACGTAGCCGATCAGTTTTGTGA
- the LOC107018686 gene encoding putative oligosaccharyltransferase complex subunit CG9662, with the protein MPPKSETQPASSTAKTQFSDPSDDYSIDPIFHILRILPFSFLRPPKLRLKIPSVTLPSAMTVFSLILLTYFMVVSGIVYDVIVEPPGIGSTQDRFTGAVKPVVFLPGRVNGQYIIEGLSSGFMFVLGGIGIVLLDLATDKNREKSVKVSFASAGIVFVVIAYVMSMLFIRIKIPAYLR; encoded by the coding sequence ATGCCACCCAAATCGGAAACCCAACCGGCATCATCCACCGCCAAAACCCAATTTTCCGATCCGTCTGATGACTACTCCATTGACCCAATTTTCCACATCCTCCGTATCCTCCCATTCTCCTTCCTCCGCCCTCCAAAGCTCCGTCTGAAAATCCCATCGGTGACTCTTCCCTCCGCCATGACAGTTTTCAGTCTTATCCTTCTTACCTACTTTATGGTCGTCTCTGGCATCGTTTATGACGTCATTGTTGAACCGCCGGGAATTGGATCAACCCAAGACCGGTTCACCGGAGCTGTTAAACCAGTGGTGTTTCTTCCGGGTCGAGTTAATGGTCAGTATATTATTGAAGGACTCTCTTCTGGATTCATGTTTGTACTAGGTGGTATTGGGATTGTGCTTTTGGATTTGGCAACTGATAAAAACCGAGAAAAGAGTGTCAAGGTTTCTTTTGCATCAGCTGGGATTGTGTTTGTTGTTATTGCTTATGTTATGAGTATGTTGTTTATCCGTATCAAGATCCCAGCTTATCTTCGCTGA
- the LOC107020797 gene encoding uncharacterized protein LOC107020797 gives MLSLGSYPRQPHCCASTISQCLPLFCKIPQPQLFFTSNTVTHLRIRSLIEQKRTGVCVFARKDEEKRGNSVVEMEEIEDFDDDYDDDDDDFLGDEEDVDGDDDDDDDEVIIPLRNMKKWLENKPRGFGVDKEYDTSVEDKLMEEIEQSRKAQLANINKLKNNPVKANTKQVQQDKVVQDGLCVRLVNLPKKMNVDKDLRVAFKGVSGIVNIVPVVTGNKKTRNPVCKGMAYINFKSKDEAQRFVQMFSGRSISFGKVQKQIKCEMINPGSPKSTTTQSVHKIKHVPEKDIPDLPRDQDDDFDTDFLSDSEENISTDYNVAEVEDLSAYTNGYEENSSAESTSGDEQDVGEESEFSEQKKVEAKEKKKRPKQKKEQVPKLNIPGSARKLKIKEKAVLTGVLSKYAQKISS, from the exons ATGCTTAGCTTAGGAAGTTATCCAAGGCAACCCCATTGTTGTGCCAGCACAATTTCACAATGTCTTCCTCTTTTTTGCAAGATTCCTCAACCCCAATTGTTTTTTACTTCAAATACAGTGACCCATTTAAGGATTCGTTCTCTTATTGAGCAAAAACGAACTGGGGTGTGCGTTTTTGCACGCAAGGATGAAGAAAAAAGGGGGAATAGTGTGGTAGAAATGGAAGAAATTGAGGATTTTGATGATGActatgacgacgacgatgatgatttTCTAGGGGATGAGGAAGATGTTGACGgagacgacgacgacgatgatgatgaggtGATTATTCCATTAAGAAATATGAAGAAATGGTTAGAAAACAAGCCGCGTGGGTTTGGAGTAGATAAAGAGTATGATACTTCAGTTGAAGATAAGCTGATGGAAGAAATTGAACAGAGTAGAAAAGCTCAGCTTGCTAATATCAATAAGCTCAAAAACAATCCAGTTAAAGCAAATACCAAACAAGTTCAGCAGGATAAAG TTGTTCAGGATGGACTCTGTGTGCGCTTGGTCAATCTTCCTAAGAAAATGAACGTTGATAAGGATCTACGAGTAGCTTTCAAAGGAGTTTCAGGAATAGTCAACATAGTTCCAGTCGTGACTGGGAACAAGAAGACCAGGAATCCTGTTTGTAAAGGCATGGCCTATATTAACTTTAAGTCCAAGGATGAAGCACAAAG ATTTGTGCAAATGTTTTCTGGACGAAGTATAAGTTTTGGTAAAGTTCAGAAGCAAATAAAGTGTGAGATGATAAATCCGGGATCACCTAAGTCCACAACTACACAGTCAGTTCATAAAATTAAGCATGTCCCTGAAAAAGATATACCTGATTTGCCCCGAGACCAGGATGATGATTTTGACACAGATTTCCTCTCGGATTCAGAGGAGAACATCTCCACTGACTACAATGTTGCAGAGGTGGAGGATTTATCAGCATACACGAATGGTTATGAAGAAAATTCATCTGCTGAGTCCACTTCGGGTGATGAGCAGGATGTTGGAGAAGAGTCTGAATTCTCAGAACAAAAGAAAGTCGAAgcaaaggagaagaagaaaaggcCTAAGCAAAAGAAAGAGCAGGTCCCAAAATTGAATATTCCAGGATCTGCGCGCAA GTTGAAAATTAAGGAGAAAGCTGTACTCACTGGAGTTTTATCCAAATATGCACAAAAGATATCATCTTGA
- the LOC107020346 gene encoding protein PLASTID REDOX INSENSITIVE 2, chloroplastic — protein sequence MASAISLVSSFILLSSSSSPSVYLPISNSVNWVSSSSSYECISSWVSPKRGRQNLICRAAEYKFPDPIPEFADAETEKFRDHLLKKLPKKDIYGDSVEEIVGICTEILNEFLHAEYGGPGTLLVVPFIDMADTINDRGLPGGPQAARAAVKWAQSHVDNDWKEWNSGKKK from the exons ATGGCTTCGGCTATTTCACTTGTCTCTTCATTCATTCTCCTTTCTTCTTCGTCTTCGCCCTCTGTTTATCTTCCAATCTCAAATTCAGTCAATTGggtttcatcttcttcatcatacGAATGTATTTCCTCTTGGGTTTCTCCCAAACGAGGCAGACAAAACCTTATTTGCAGAGCTGCTGAATACAAATTCCCTGACCCCATTCCTGAGTTTGCTGATGCT GAAACGGAGAAGTTTAGAGATCATTTGCTTAAGAAACTTCCAAAGAAGGATATCTATGGAGATTCTGTTGAAGAAATTGTTGGAATCTGCACTGAG ATCCTCAACGAGTTCTTACATGCTGAGTATGGTGGTCCAGGAACGTTACTGGTTGTTCCATTCATCGATATGGCAGATACCATAAACGACAGGGGTTTACCAGGAGGACCACAGGCTGCACGCGCTGCAGTCAAATGGGCACAAAGTCATGTTGACAACGATTGGAAGGAATGGAATAGTGGCAAGAAAAAGTAA